A genomic stretch from Ureibacillus composti includes:
- a CDS encoding MBL fold metallo-hydrolase yields the protein MLSFIGCGSAFNTELGNNSAFIKKGRVLLLIDCGSSTFSKIHQSHLLKDVEEICVLLTHTHPDHVGSLGDLIFYGYYAMGTMAESNVHVYAPKKLKIKELLKMMGVEENTYKLTEFATQDAYQYEDFEMTFEAVPVNHVKDLDCYSYILHYENKAIYYSGDCSDIPNHILEWLHDGKFDVFYQDTCKADYNGNPHLSLRKLDDLIEWKIRDRVYCMHLDAGFPKDIAIKMGFNIVEPIKSYNLE from the coding sequence ATGCTAAGTTTTATCGGTTGTGGTAGTGCCTTTAATACAGAATTAGGGAATAATTCAGCGTTTATTAAAAAGGGTCGTGTACTATTACTGATTGATTGTGGCAGCAGTACTTTTAGCAAGATTCATCAAAGTCATTTATTAAAAGATGTAGAGGAAATTTGTGTTCTGTTAACACATACTCATCCAGATCATGTCGGCTCATTAGGAGACCTCATTTTTTATGGATATTATGCAATGGGAACAATGGCAGAGAGCAACGTTCATGTTTATGCACCAAAAAAATTGAAAATTAAAGAACTACTAAAAATGATGGGTGTAGAGGAAAATACTTATAAATTAACAGAATTTGCTACTCAAGATGCCTATCAATATGAAGATTTTGAAATGACTTTTGAAGCTGTACCAGTAAATCATGTAAAAGATTTAGATTGTTACAGTTATATATTACATTATGAAAATAAGGCAATTTATTATAGTGGAGACTGCAGCGATATCCCGAATCACATTCTCGAATGGCTTCATGATGGAAAATTTGATGTGTTTTATCAAGATACTTGTAAGGCAGATTATAATGGTAACCCACATCTTTCGTTAAGAAAATTAGATGATCTTATAGAGTGGAAAATTAGAGATCGAGTATATTGTATGCACCTAGATGCGGGATTTCCAAAAGATATAGCAATAAAAATGGGTTTTAATATAGTAGAGCCTATTAAGTCATACAATTTAGAATAA
- a CDS encoding DMT family transporter: MILGGILAVVAGAFIGLQNIFNRHLNEYVTGWIATTFVLITGSIASLIFGLILDGMDVFDFSDMKVSYWFFGLVGIGVIYCMMQAMKRLGPTKAVLIGVIAQLIFSLIFDVTGFLILPQVNLKWVDILGVLLIIIGLFIFNMKTKYHTNK, encoded by the coding sequence TTGATTTTAGGTGGCATTTTAGCAGTAGTCGCAGGTGCTTTTATTGGTTTACAAAATATCTTTAATCGCCATTTAAATGAGTATGTAACAGGGTGGATTGCTACTACATTTGTACTTATTACTGGTAGCATTGCATCACTGATTTTCGGGTTAATACTTGACGGAATGGATGTTTTTGATTTTAGCGACATGAAAGTTAGTTATTGGTTTTTTGGGTTAGTGGGAATTGGGGTTATTTATTGTATGATGCAAGCGATGAAAAGACTAGGACCGACCAAAGCCGTTTTAATTGGTGTGATTGCACAATTAATCTTTTCGCTGATCTTTGATGTAACAGGATTTTTAATATTGCCCCAAGTGAATTTAAAATGGGTAGATATTTTGGGTGTGCTGTTAATTATTATCGGTCTATTTATATTTAATATGAAAACCAAATATCATACAAACAAATAA
- a CDS encoding DMT family transporter, producing MIGILMAILAGFFIALQSVTNAAIGSGVSTWTTAMITQAVGATGALIIYLFSKKNHVNGFKKVKPIYLFGGSFGAIVVASSVIAVTLVGATVAISLTLIAQLGTVVIIEALGVFDVRKQPVAGMQWIGLALMMLGVVFISL from the coding sequence ATGATTGGGATTTTAATGGCTATATTAGCTGGTTTTTTTATCGCACTCCAAAGTGTAACAAATGCAGCGATTGGTTCAGGAGTGAGTACATGGACAACCGCTATGATTACACAGGCAGTTGGAGCTACAGGCGCATTGATCATTTATTTATTTTCAAAGAAAAATCATGTAAACGGGTTTAAAAAGGTGAAACCAATATATTTATTTGGAGGTTCGTTTGGAGCCATCGTGGTAGCTTCAAGTGTTATTGCTGTCACATTAGTAGGGGCAACCGTAGCAATTTCGTTAACTTTAATTGCTCAATTGGGGACCGTCGTAATTATAGAAGCGTTAGGGGTGTTTGATGTAAGGAAACAACCTGTTGCAGGAATGCAGTGGATTGGTTTGGCACTCATGATGCTTGGAGTAGTATTTATTAGTTTATAG
- a CDS encoding alpha/beta hydrolase → MALDSQAKFLLEQMEAAGAPPMSSLSPEEARLTTDFSALAGIPEKVGKVENRVIPGPGGDIPVRIYTPNGEGPFPSLVFYHGGGWVIGDLDTVDVPCRLLANRANCVVVSVDYRLAPEHKFPAAAEDAYAAAKWVVENGPSILVDSSRVAVGGDSAGGNLAAVVSLMARDKNEIELAYQLLIYPVTNHSYETVSYRDNADGYLLTKDSMIWFWDHYLRDPQDGENPYASPLKAEDLSGLPPALVITAEFDPLRDEGEAYAQRLKEAGVSVEETRYNGMIHGFFWMPGTLDQGMKAVNQAADALKRALAREVKR, encoded by the coding sequence ATGGCCCTTGATTCTCAAGCAAAATTTCTATTAGAACAGATGGAAGCAGCGGGTGCACCACCAATGAGTTCGCTTAGCCCAGAGGAAGCAAGATTAACAACAGATTTTAGTGCTCTAGCAGGAATTCCAGAAAAGGTTGGTAAGGTAGAGAACCGCGTAATTCCTGGTCCTGGGGGGGACATCCCAGTTCGTATATATACACCTAATGGAGAAGGCCCTTTCCCATCACTCGTCTTTTACCACGGTGGTGGTTGGGTAATTGGGGATCTTGATACGGTTGACGTTCCATGTCGGCTTTTAGCTAACCGAGCAAATTGTGTTGTCGTATCCGTTGATTATCGATTAGCGCCAGAGCATAAATTCCCAGCGGCTGCTGAAGATGCTTACGCTGCTGCGAAATGGGTAGTTGAAAATGGTCCATCCATCCTAGTTGACAGTAGCCGTGTTGCGGTAGGTGGTGACAGTGCAGGTGGTAATCTAGCAGCGGTCGTTTCTTTAATGGCTCGCGATAAAAATGAAATTGAATTAGCTTATCAATTATTAATATATCCTGTTACGAACCACTCATATGAAACAGTGTCCTATAGAGACAATGCGGATGGTTATTTGTTAACAAAAGATAGCATGATTTGGTTCTGGGATCATTATTTGCGTGATCCTCAAGATGGAGAAAATCCATATGCTTCTCCACTAAAAGCAGAGGATTTGAGCGGCTTACCTCCCGCACTCGTTATTACCGCAGAATTTGACCCGTTGCGTGATGAGGGAGAAGCCTATGCACAACGTCTTAAAGAAGCTGGAGTGTCAGTAGAAGAAACTCGATATAATGGTATGATTCATGGCTTCTTCTGGATGCCGGGTACTTTAGATCAAGGGATGAAAGCTGTAAATCAAGCGGCAGATGCTTTAAAGCGAGCATTGGCAAGAGAGGTTAAACGATAA
- a CDS encoding NAD(P)/FAD-dependent oxidoreductase, producing MGVSNKRQGETTSVDAVVIGAGFSGLYMLYRLREAGLSTRVYETADGVGGVWYWNRYPGARCDSESICYNYTFSEELYNEWSWSSRYPEQPEILKYLNFVADKFDLRPDINFSTRVTSASYDEGSNRWLIETDQGDQITAKYFITGVGCISTANVPNIKGLDNFDGDWYHTGHWPHEKVDFTGKRVGVIGTGSSGIQSIPVIAKEAKHLTVFQRTPQFSVPAKNYQYTQEFLQKSKENYHGMRHLMRNSVAGMAMYYGERSVLEDTPEERKKVLEAAWEKGGWAILFAYNDLLINEEGNKLVAEFVRSKIREIVKDPETADKLVPDHYYGTKRAIIDTNYFETYNRNNVSLVDVKKAPIEEITSKGIRTTDGEYELDAIVFATGFDGMTGSLFKIDIKGRNGVALKEKWDNGAKTKTYLGLTTVGFPNLFMLTGPESPSVLGNMPAAIEQHVEWVIDCINHLRQNEVEVFEAKPEAEEKWSQHCRELADATLYTKTESWYTGANIEGKARGFQIYVGGYDGYRKICDEIASKGYEGFSLVSKSSAKN from the coding sequence ATGGGAGTTTCGAATAAACGTCAAGGTGAAACTACAAGTGTTGATGCTGTTGTTATTGGGGCAGGGTTTTCAGGATTGTACATGCTATATCGTTTAAGAGAGGCGGGTTTATCTACAAGAGTATACGAGACAGCTGACGGAGTTGGTGGTGTATGGTATTGGAATCGTTATCCAGGTGCACGCTGTGATTCAGAAAGCATTTGCTATAACTATACCTTCTCTGAGGAGCTTTATAATGAATGGTCATGGTCTTCTCGTTATCCTGAACAGCCTGAAATTTTGAAATATTTGAATTTCGTAGCTGATAAATTTGATCTGCGTCCTGATATCAATTTTAGCACTCGTGTAACCTCTGCTAGCTATGACGAGGGTAGTAATAGATGGCTAATCGAAACAGACCAAGGTGACCAAATAACAGCGAAATACTTTATCACAGGGGTTGGTTGTATATCAACAGCTAACGTTCCTAATATTAAGGGGTTAGACAACTTTGATGGTGATTGGTATCACACTGGTCATTGGCCACATGAAAAGGTAGATTTCACCGGTAAACGGGTTGGGGTGATTGGAACTGGTTCGAGTGGTATTCAATCTATACCAGTAATTGCGAAGGAAGCCAAACATCTTACGGTTTTCCAACGTACACCACAATTTAGTGTGCCTGCAAAAAATTACCAATATACTCAAGAGTTTCTTCAAAAATCAAAAGAAAATTATCACGGTATGAGACATTTAATGCGTAATTCCGTCGCTGGAATGGCCATGTACTATGGAGAGAGGTCCGTATTAGAAGATACTCCCGAAGAACGCAAAAAAGTGTTAGAAGCAGCTTGGGAAAAGGGTGGATGGGCAATTCTATTCGCGTACAATGACCTCCTTATTAACGAAGAAGGAAACAAACTTGTCGCGGAATTTGTACGCTCAAAAATTCGTGAAATTGTTAAGGATCCAGAAACAGCCGATAAGCTAGTGCCTGACCATTATTACGGTACGAAGCGGGCGATTATTGATACGAATTACTTTGAAACTTATAATCGCAATAATGTTAGCCTAGTAGATGTGAAAAAGGCACCAATTGAGGAGATTACATCTAAAGGGATTCGTACTACAGATGGTGAGTATGAATTGGATGCGATTGTGTTTGCAACTGGTTTCGATGGAATGACTGGTTCATTATTTAAAATTGATATAAAAGGTAGAAATGGTGTGGCTCTTAAAGAGAAGTGGGACAATGGTGCGAAGACAAAAACATATCTTGGATTAACGACAGTAGGATTCCCAAATCTATTTATGTTAACAGGTCCGGAAAGTCCATCTGTTTTAGGTAATATGCCCGCAGCTATTGAACAGCATGTTGAATGGGTTATAGATTGCATTAATCATCTTCGTCAGAATGAAGTGGAAGTATTTGAAGCTAAACCTGAAGCTGAAGAAAAGTGGAGTCAACATTGTAGAGAACTAGCAGATGCAACACTTTATACAAAGACTGAATCTTGGTATACGGGCGCGAATATTGAAGGCAAGGCAAGAGGATTCCAGATCTATGTTGGTGGATATGATGGATACCGCAAAATCTGCGATGAAATAGCATCAAAAGGATACGAAGGATTTTCGTTAGTTTCAAAGAGTAGTGCTAAAAACTAA
- a CDS encoding thioredoxin domain-containing protein: MTTVVKNAQLSYGSPDAPVKVEVFLNLACPYCATFFENADQTLQSYIQEGKVQYIIKHFDKPREMLLYGTLANCFFDYKEPEKIYDLMKDLFAKQSEWHEKDSDTIKKMLTEQYVLKEEPETIDIGLQIVAEAVERNVKMVPAVFINDQEFQFPVEIDAQQLKEEIEKVL; this comes from the coding sequence ATGACAACAGTCGTTAAAAATGCACAATTAAGCTATGGTTCACCAGATGCACCCGTGAAAGTAGAAGTCTTTCTAAATCTTGCTTGCCCATATTGCGCTACATTTTTTGAAAATGCAGACCAAACATTACAGTCATATATCCAAGAGGGCAAAGTACAATACATAATCAAGCATTTTGATAAACCACGTGAAATGCTTCTTTATGGTACACTTGCGAATTGCTTCTTTGATTACAAGGAACCAGAAAAGATCTATGATTTGATGAAAGATTTATTTGCAAAACAAAGCGAGTGGCATGAAAAAGATAGTGATACGATTAAAAAAATGCTGACTGAACAATACGTATTAAAAGAAGAACCAGAAACAATTGATATTGGCTTACAAATTGTTGCAGAAGCAGTAGAACGCAACGTAAAAATGGTACCTGCTGTTTTTATCAATGATCAAGAATTCCAATTTCCAGTTGAAATTGATGCACAACAACTAAAAGAGGAAATTGAAAAAGTTTTATAA